GCCTATCTACAGACAACACTTAGATTTACCTGTTGCATCAGGTGTGATACACAAAAAGCAACTTGATGAAGCATAAACTTGTCTAATATAGATTACAGTGTCACTGAATATTGGTCAAGGCCCCATAAATTCAGTGAACCCAAAGCCAGTTTGCTCTGGCTTACAGCTCCTCCGGAGGGTTGATCCTGTCTGGAGATGCTTCTGACGTAACCATGTAACCCTTTCCAGGCGGGATACCAGTGGCAAGTGCTTTAGTCCAATCTTTGGTGTCACAAAAAATCAGCAGGATTTCAAGCACTGTAAATTAGACACAGGCAATTAAACAGAATATTTCAATAAGGGACGAGAAGAACTATTCTTTCAGGAGTGTAAAGACTGAAGTCTGCTGAAGTTAACACCTTGGTTGATGGCTAAGATTTTGGAGTGGAAGTTTTTGGGGTTGGATCTCTTCACCATGTATTCGTCGATAGGTAGTCTCACCATGTGAACACCAAGCTCTTTCGCCCTTGTGTAGCTTATTTTCTGTTAAAGACAATATCATTCAGATCTTGTTATTAATGGCTTTAGGCAGCAGTACGGTGACTTGCTGCCAGACACTACagaacaccttcaggggtcttgaagAGTCCATGACTCGGTGGATCTATGCTGTTTAGGACCAACAGTATATTAGGTGGGTGGTCATAaaagttttggctcatcggtggaCACAGACATACAGAGTTCAACATGTATGACATGCAGCTGCGCAATTACACAaatacaatccccatgtagcagatctagacaagtggCGCTGGGGtggtggagggtttcagagaaaactcacAGCATGCTGCAGAGAAACTGGCTCACTTGCAAACTAAGCAAGTTTAAATGTTAGGCAAATTGAAATTACGCAAGTTGACTGGCTACTGATTACACATCAAAGGACCTATCTCCTTACTACATGTGCCTGAAGTTTAGTCATTTGTTCTAAACTGATTTTGCACATTCCTTCAAACTAAGTCTAAAAACAATTAACGCAACAATCTAAAAAGTTTGTAATAGTCCAAAAACACTGCACACTAATTTCTCTGATCCAAGATTTACCCTAACAGTAAACACAGACAACTAAATTGATCTAAAGAGAAGTGAATGACACATTCTTGCcattcatatttattataaacatatatttttaaacagtataGTTTTGTGTCTATAGCTAAATAAGTTATGAATTCAAAAGAGTGTGTTGATAGTTTTGGtgcaagtattttattttaataaatgcttATCAGAAAAGAATACAGAGCTTCATTATGAAGATAAACTGAACTGTTTTGTTGGCTGTGTTAACTGTTTAGACAGCATAGTATGGGGAAACTGTAAATGATAATAGTATGAACTCTCACCTTTTGTATGCTTTCATCCACTAAACCTCCAAGGATATAAATTTTATCTTCCTCCACACGTTCTAAAACTAAGAGAAAGAAATCAAAACAGACAATTTAAATCTATACAAGATCTAGTTTGAGTTTTTACAGCAGCACTGTCTAAAGGGATATTTACACCGACAGCGATTTACAGCAACTACGGAAAAGGAAAgtagttttgtttcttttctttgaaCTAAAATGCAGAGATAAATTGTGCACCATAAGTATGTTCTATATAGGAATGTTTCATACATATAGCTAAGGTTAAGATAAGgtcagtaagcaattttatcagactgaaatcatgttaatataatgtttatgtataatggctatacttttgaaacaatgtgtattttaatgtttatggacaatcaccattcatttacattgtaagtgccttttttcttttaaataaatgagtcaaaatgaattttgTGATCGACTGAATGCTGtcgcttgagcttaacttgtgatgaacccggaatattcctttaaaggtgcactcagtatcttTTAAACTTGTGTCATCTTAGACCtacagtgacatctagtggtgtggatacagcatcatgcaaaatcaatagtttttagttgCAGATGTATTATGCAGTATTGagttggtcatgtgattttaacatggcagcccccatgagaagaccctctccatgtagaataaaatagcttttatatggttactgatatgactggagtcttcgtGTCATGTgattgctcatgattttatacctatgtttcaaaattaatttcTTTGGGAGTAAAACTTAAAAAGGAAAATattaccgagtgcacctttaaatgcaatgtacagtatgattgATATGAACCTTCACTTGCATCTGGGGTTAAATAGATCAAATCTTCAGAGGGAAACAGATTGAACCAGCTCTCCTCAGTCACATCAATCTGTCAAATACAGAGATGGTGGTAATTCATTATATCAAAACTATACACtaaaatgttcaaatgtatgCAGTCACCCCCTTTTTAATAACAGGTTTGGCTATTCCAGTCATTTCAGTGATGACAAATCTTAAATGAAGTTACtacctctttttattttttactataactaTATTTTTACTTTAGTActattatactataaatctacttCTAAACAACCctcttacaggtgaaactcgaaaaattagaatatcgtgcaaaagttcattaatttcagtaattcaacttaaaaggtgaaactaatatattatatagactcattacaagcaaagtaagatatttcaagcctttatttgatataattttgatgattatggcttacagcttatgaaaaccccaaattcagaatctcagaaaattagaatattacattaaatcaataaaaaaaaaggattttaaatacagaaatatcggccctctgaaaagtataatcatgcatatgtactcagtacttggtttgggccccttttgcattaattactgcctcaatgcggcgtggcatggatgctatcagcctgcgtgcactgctgaggtgttatggaagaccaagatgcttcaatagcggccttcagctcttctgcattgtttggtctcatgtctctcatctttctcttggcaatgccccatagatgctctatggggttcaggtcaggcgagtttcctggccaatcaagcacagtaataccatggtcattgaaccaggttttggtacttttggcagtgtgggcaggtgccaagtcctgctggaaaatgaagtcagcatctccataaagcttgtctgctgaaggaagcatgaagtgctctaaaatgtcccggtagacggctgcgttgactctggacttaataaagtacagtggaccaacaccagccgatgacatggctccccaaaccaacacaaactgtggaaacttcacactggacttcaagcatcttggattgtgtgcctctccattcttcctccagactctgggaccttggtttccaaatgagatgcaaaatttgctctcatcagaaaagaggactttggaccactgagcaacagaccagttctttttttctttagcccaggtaagacgtttgacatttgaagcccatgtccaggacccgcctgtgtgtggtggctcttgatgcagtaactgcagcctcagtccactccttgtgaagctccccacacatttgaatggccttttcctgacaatcctctccaggctacggtcatccctgctgcttgtgcacctttttcttccacacttttcccttccacttaactttctattaatgtgctttgatacagcactttgagaacatccaacttcttttgcaattaccttttgaggctttccctccttgtggagggtgtcaatgatggttttctgcacaactgtcaggtcagcagtcttccccatgattgtgaattcaactgaaccagactgagagaccatttaaaggctcaggaaccctttgcaggtgtttagctgattagagtgtgacactttgagcctacaatactgaaccttttcacaatattctaattttctgagattctgaatttggggttttcataagctgtaagccataatcatcaaaattatatcaaataaaggcttgaaatatcttactttgcttgtaatgagtctatataatatattcgtttcaccttttaagttgaattactgaaattaatgaacttttgcacgatattctaatttttcgagtttcacctgtatgtgcatTCACTAAAGttctttgttttttggtgattcacattctttgtgcatattgccacctactgggccgTTGTGCAAATAGGATTTATTTATCCTTTATCCCTCCCTTTTTACTTcccctccctacccagtaggtggcaatatgcacaaagaatatgagTCACCAAAAATATGAAGCAATCCCCTAAATGGGCATACAAGGTCTGTTTGAaagtagatttatagtataaaatgacttaaatattgatctctttctcacccacacctattatatcggttttgaagatattaatttaaccactggagtcatatggattacatttatgtttcctttatgtgatatttggagctccaaaggtctgatcaccattcacttgagacattcttctaaaaatctttgtttgcgttctgcagaataaagaaagtcatatacatcggggatggcatgagggtgagtaaatgagagaattttcatttttgggtgaactgttcctttaatgtgACGGCATACAATGACATTCTAGATAATTGCTTTCAACTTGACTGACCTGCACAAAGcctagacctgaaccccactgaacacctttgggatcGGCCCCATCGCCGATCATCAGTGCAGCAAAGGGATGGTTTAATCCCCATGCTATTGAAATAGTATGATCAATAAGACTAAAAACACCAGTGAGGTCAGGCACTTGCAAAAATGTGCGGACAGTCAGTCCTAAAGTCCAGATTTGAAAAACAACTTgtaatgtgtgcagtgtgaacTAAGCCCCAGACATTTCCGGACCGTCTAACCGAATAATTCAGGAAGCCGTCATTCATCCTAATGCATTCTTTATACAGCAGACTGTCCTCCTTTAACTCCGTCAGGAAAAGGTGGAATGGCCGTATGGCTTTCTTATTGGATCCATAGAGGCGCCTGATCTGACCCGCGAGACGGCTGATTTCCTATGAGAGAAAAGTACACATTTTACCACAAGGTAGGAATTGTCATGATCGTCGAAAGGAATCAACACTTCAATTTTCACAAGAACTCTGGAAATTGTGCGTGTAAAGCATATTGTGTTTTTGTAAAGCTCACTTTGTGTGACATGCAGTCAGTCATGCTCAGATCCACACACAGGCGTGGTCCTGCACATCTGGCCTCTTCTAGTCTCTCTTTAGTAATCGCTTTAATGACGCGTTTACTGAGCTGGGGCCCAGAAGTATCTGGCattaaaggaattttttttttatgttaatactatataattattgttaaatatatacaatattatattatatttttcatcATTGATCATCTAACTGTTGTTGggtcattcctgttatgcagtacCTTATAAtgtaacagaaaattattttatataaatacaaacaaaggaatagtttacccaaagttGTGACATgttaaaattaaactgatatgATTTTCACCTTTTAAATGTGAGTTTAATATTTAATTCTATATAAAAGCATATATGGGgcatggacttgacttgacttgactttaggcatagttcgcccaaaaatgacatttatttcatcatttactcaccctcatgccatcccagatgtgtatgactttctttcttttactgaacacgatatctccgctctgtaggtccttacaatgcaagtgaatggtggccagaaatgtgaaggtccaaaaagcacataaaggcaaaataaaagtaatccacactactccaatggtttaatccatatcttcagaagcgatatgataggtgtgtgtgagaaaaagatcaatatttaagtccttattaataactataaattctcctccctgaccagatgacaatatgcacgaagaatacaaatcggcaaaaacaatgtcgaagtgaaagtggagattgatagacaaaagctatttaaatattgatatttttcttacttctgaagacatggatttaaccacttgtaTCTTTTGGATTACATTTAAGCTGCCattatgagtttttttttttttaccctgctgacttgcattgtatgtacctacatagctgagatatttttcaaaatatcttcgtttgtgttcagaagaataaagtcatacacatctgaaatggcatgagggtaaattatgagaaaatgttcaCACTTTAAGATTTACTGCATAGCATGTGTGACCCTGTTATGTAACAGCATCAGCATGCATTAAAGGGAAAGAGAGTGCACCTTTATTTTGGCCGTTGAGcttctttctctgtttctccTCTTTTCGTTTGCTTTTCTTCGCTTCCAGCCTTCTTTCCCATTTGCGTTGCTTCCGCATGACATTTTTCTGGGCAGAGGTAATAAAATAAGTGACACACAATGGTGTTATCTCAACAATATGGCTCATCCTCAACATAACCACGGTAACGAATCTTATCTTACAGAACACGTGGTTTCCTGTCTGTCAGCACACACGGATTCGAGCTCCACATCGATGTGCAGAAAGTCCAATAAATCCGTGATCGTCGCGTCGTTTGCTTTCATCCGCTCATCTTCGTTGTAACAGCTTTCGTGATGTGTTTCACCTTCCATTTGATTCATTTCTAATGTGAGATCCAGACAAACGAAAaacgaaacaaacaaaacaaaggactAAAAGAGAACATGAATCGCGCACCGCTTACGTGTAAAGTGATATATTCTGATGATGTGGTGGCCGACACATAACAAGGAAGCAACTAATAACTTATAtaaagacataaataaataaaatgaacagtaatcgtaAAAAGAGAACTCATTAGTGTCTCTGAAGTAATCACTAGTGATGTAACGTTCGCCACCGGCACAGAGGCTTCGAAGCTCGAATCAAAAACATCTCACAGTGAAGCACTGTACCGGAGCTTGATTCGGCTCGCTATAACCACGTGATCTGTGACGTCCGAAGCTTCGTTTCCGCACACAACCACGTGACATCTTCGATTCAAAAATAGCGCGAATCCCTTGCGCAGGTTTCGAGTGTCATTCGCTGAGATAGTGAAACAGAGGGTGAGTTCTTTTGAATTGCTAGCATGGAACCAGCCAAGAAAAGAGACAGCATTTTCAGGTGGTGTCAACAAATAAAGTAAGTTTAATAATAtcaagaattataataataatattaataagaatcAAACTATTTGATAAGAATAAATCAtaagaataattatttaaatgtgtaattttgtttATATTCAATGTGTAAtaagcatatacatatataacataATTAATATGAACATATTACATGTACTCAATGTAATACATGTGGGCTTTTTCTGTATGTTAAGTGCTTAATTTGTTCTCAGCAGTTGTCATATAATAACAACACTTCCTCAATGTtgagtagggctgaaacgattagtggACATTATCGACAATGTTGACAATTAAACCATTTTTAGACAAAAAAtgtctctgtgcagtcagcgcctcttctatgagatGTGTGAATGTCCTGATTTAAGGGGGAGTGATTGAAACGGCACCCGGCTGATGCAGACTCTGGCTAGGGGACACTCGACCCTTGAGCTTAATTCAGCTAGATTATAAAATGATGGCTTTCAACTTATTatattaatcataatatatgtgtcactgtcatttcttatcatgaagaaaattggcaatacacagctttattaataagagagagtttattttttgtgagttaaagatggattgaagtgaacagaaaggtgcgAGAGGGTAGTCTtgaccccattatacactgcaacaaaatacgttttttgatttgtttttgttttggcttgttttccaatatacatATCTAAAACTTCATAAAAACAACATACAGTTACTTCTTCTTTTTACTTTGTCttcagcagctatactgcagaagaaaaaaatgttctctgagaatgttgaatataatattaaaaatacaaatattttaaaatatttacaaatcctttaaaaaaagatgcattcacctgagaggcagcgtataagatatttaggcttgcttttagagaatagatcttgaatataagtatatttagtctttactgcacttgcagaagtataaccaagtgaaaaaataaatatactaaatatcttctatgttgcttctcaagtaaatgtatcttgttttaaggatttttgacaattttaaatgaacaagacaaaaacacgataaaacaaaaaaactttttttgcagtgaatttctttactgaattaaactaaaaagtattttttcccttaaaagttaatgtcatttagaggtatttttaaaagatgattttgtccttttattgttagtaagcataaTTAATACAATATTCAACTTGAAACACAAGCCGAACAATcgtttaagagctaatgattaatcattgcactAATCgccgaatagttgaataatcattctaatagtTGTTAGATTATTAGCCCTAATGTTGAGACATTTTAGAACTAAACATGAGAACACATCTTCATGAAGTGGACCAACAGTTACAAGCAACCAAGGTATAAGGCTGcagtcatttatttgtttgtctatTGCAGCAtttataataaagtatataacgcTAAACtgtataaagttatttttttttgtgattaaaatgttttattgattcaacTAGTAATCAATGAAAAACAACCTGGAGAGAATGTCACATGTAAGCCCAGTGTTTGACATATGCTGCATGAGAGAACTATATGTTATTAAGAAGTTTATGTTTGCTGAGCGATTCCTGTTGATTGTGAAGCTAAATAAGCAGCAGCATAAGCTGTATGCGGGCTGAGAATTTGGTCCATGAGACGTGAAACGTAGCCTGGGCCCCAATCAAGATGAacggaagcgtcacgaattggtgcaATCCGAATGccgtggagaaggctgttttttcacaggaaattggtgtcaaggggatctgccaataaccctttgtcaaatccaatgtcgaataaaatcgagcagtatcTAACTgttcgagcaactcatcaactcAGCATAATCcactcgaaggggacctcgatcagtgggagggggcacaatggcgcttttggggtggccagtggatttaccagctgacattcagggcaagccgcacaccacctgcggacatcgccgccaatgcccggccaataaaaacgggctattaagcggttcagtgtctttctttcccctaggtgacatcggattgtagtgagccgcctggaaaaccatttcctggTGGCTCCGtggtattaagagctgggttgtatcttcctttgtttgagtgtcctgcgtcactctgtacaaccgctcgtttataattgtaaaatatgGATATGAGAGTGCGACATTCGGGCAGAGTTGTTCACCATCAATCACTCTTACTTGGTCAAAGGTATGCTTAAGGGTCTCGTCTcacgactgctccaaagggaaatccccttTGGGAAATCCCCTGAGGATGGGAGGGGCCGCCGCCTCGCCCCCCCCCTCACGTCATCATGATGTGGAGCCGACGAAGATTGCCCAAGCTCCACCTCCCCCACCAAAGCATCGCACAGATCACATCTCATCgcttttatgcaggacccatccgcacacatTCCCTTcagtacatttctaaattcaggccaattagtccctaaaatcagcggatgggtgaggcgggaactaaccgtggcctccactctatgctttgtTCCTTTAAATTTAATCACCAAGGTCACTACAGGGTATTTGTGaatgtccccatgcacacacctcaccctcctTAGCTGTGCCCAACACCTCGGGTTGAACCAAGTGTTGGTGGATCGTGGTTTGATTGCAAACTGTGTCCACCAACGCTTGTTGAGTACCCCCCTTGGCCCTTATCAGTTTCCGGTACGCTCCGGCACcgtcgggggcagcctgcggggtgTCGGGGACCCAGACCACAGTCCCCAGCTCCATCATGGGGCATTGATCCCGGAAGGTCCCCGGATCCCTGCAGccccagcaggccggcccagacGCCATGCCTGCACCTGTGTCGGCggacacttccacctgagggggaggaCGGCGGGGTGCTGCAGAGGCGGGGGACATCCACTGCCTTGCGTGGGGAACTGGTCGCGTTGGCGGAGCTCCTCGCCTCCGTGGGGCAGGAACGGgttctggggagagagcagagtgaggggGGGGTCACACAGGGGgagggagaagagagagagagaaaagggctCTTCCGCCCTCGGGTACTCCACCAAGTGGTCCTCTGCAAGCTGGACAGCTTCCTCCAGTGACGCCGGGCAGCCGCACTGCGACCCACCCGCTGCAGGATAGCCTTCTTCAGGTCCACGTAGGTCAGCAGATTAGCCACTGGCAACTGTTGGGCAACAAGTTGGGCTTCCCCCGGACAGTAATGGAAGGATCCTGGCCGCCCATTGTTCACagggccagccccagatctccgCCGTTCTTTCaaagaggtcgatgaaggcctcagCATCGTCTTCCACCCCCATTTTCAGAAGCGGAGGGGGGCAGCTGGGGCTCTCTCCTGGGCAAGGAGGCTCCAGATCGCATtctggtcctctgcttgagcccgcagaACTTCAAAGAACCGTCGGTCCTGATCTTGGCGCAGCTCAACCAGGGACTGTTGGTGTGTCTGATGCATCccggcaagggactggaggatctcggccAACTGGGAGGGCTCCATGGGGCGTACTTGggttttcccgggtttcggcaccagtgtaaagggtttTGAATGTTAGGGAGGACACAAAGACGAGTTGCTCTACTCAGGTAAGTGCTTTAATGGCCACACAGCAGTGCTCACAGCTTCACAATCAACAGGAATCGCTCAGCAAACATAAACTTCTTAATAACATATAGTTCTCTCATGCAGCATACGTCAACactggactctctctctctctcactgctggtggcgtgggtcttttatccgctctccccgtgctcactgaaatcagagacaggtgttagacataatttagctcaggtgtaagtgcccttactgcttccctctctccggactggcacttgaccacacccccggtGCCacaagggacaatcccccaggagtaacctggagttaagtttcttgctcaagaacacaatggtggtggctgtggggatcgaaccactcCATGAGTGCcaaaacatcacacataaaactgaatcctcaaccaaaattcttagatcttaacacatccccagaAGACATGAGTTGTGACTCCATCTTCTGACTGACATCGCCAgctggtgggtgtgtctttaagaccaagcctatgcaATCCAATAGACGCTATATacaatcttgaattgcataatgcgaacctttgcatctctagatacagacttgatgttATTTAGAATCCtaacccacactccctcctccaataccatgtttagatatttctcccataatcttttaAGAGAAGTTGAAGTTCGACTCTGAATTAGCTGggtgtaatacactgatgcctcatgaccttttccaaaagcagtaatcaccactcccagagtatctgccactttaggggggtgtaaactactcccaaaaatagtacagaggaGCTGGtacagctgtaaatacttaaagaattgagatctgggaatcccaaaaaatgtatccaaattttgaaaggatctcaacactccattctcatgtaggtcaccgagtgtagtaaccctcttacaatccactctgaccagcaaaaaggggacttgttgatacataatttggggtttagccacatgctcgaggcaacatttaaataaagttcacaacagatgaaatgaaggACTtggatatataaaaataatctattctagaataaatcttatggactgatgaaaaacatttatagtccCTTCCAggtgggttcaaaagtctcaaaatatCTGTAAGAATGAGATTTTCACACATCCTGTAaagcatcagtgttgctctagggggcttatgcacttttgcttcactatgatcaaggactaaggtcatcaatagattaaagttcATCTAAGTCAACAACAACTTTGGCAGCttcacagacatgttggacagttgaagtTGAATTTCTCCTGCCGCATcgtccaaaccgagtccctgATCTGCTGCTTTgtcaggggcttcagcttgagcacgtaagtgtctttaatgtatccagagcccgaggattttgaattcattgtcatattttcttcatagaacagttatgaaacagagtgttttgaatctcaccggtttaagacacaaaaagtattaaaaactagcaaagtgcacagagctcgctgttcacatgtccaaacctcgcatggcatcacgtgattCCCCCAAAACTGTATACATTAATGTTTTAAAGACTGTTATCAGACgcggcgtcagccgattttgcccggggcttcagccccgaatgttttgagtgtagcccgaatgtattttgaaaagttgactgacaaatatgaaaccggacaatagcct
The sequence above is a segment of the Xyrauchen texanus isolate HMW12.3.18 chromosome 2, RBS_HiC_50CHRs, whole genome shotgun sequence genome. Coding sequences within it:
- the trmt10b gene encoding tRNA methyltransferase 10 homolog B, with the translated sequence MNQMEGETHHESCYNEDERMKANDATITDLLDFLHIDVELESVCADRQETTCSKNVMRKQRKWERRLEAKKSKRKEEKQRKKLNGQNKDTSGPQLSKRVIKAITKERLEEARCAGPRLCVDLSMTDCMSHKEISRLAGQIRRLYGSNKKAIRPFHLFLTELKEDSLLYKECIRMNDGFLNYSIDVTEESWFNLFPSEDLIYLTPDASEVLERVEEDKIYILGGLVDESIQKKISYTRAKELGVHMVRLPIDEYMVKRSNPKNFHSKILAINQVLEILLIFCDTKDWTKALATGIPPGKGYMVTSEASPDRINPPEEL